One genomic region from Ailuropoda melanoleuca isolate Jingjing unplaced genomic scaffold, ASM200744v2 unplaced-scaffold1570, whole genome shotgun sequence encodes:
- the LOC105235177 gene encoding small G protein signaling modulator 1-like isoform X1 — MAEWLGCEVIVRQREWESHAAALAECSSGASLDSHLHQMTHRDCTISNEVFESVDEVEQVEAEGRLEEKQPKIPSGNLVNGTCSPDSGHPSSHNFSSGLSEHSEPSLSTEDSVMVAQQNAPRHFGLGTAAWRTGRAVRPSPPGTRPPARSWLCRTAWRVTSSPTRAWTRSCPSPAASTWPCPRRGLPWRAGGAARWRSTARWTVRTTSQKNPRWKVSSPPWLLWPWPHLPTTRRPPCPPAAPLTLSAARAAGPVHGEPAPHREGHAEV, encoded by the exons ATGGCCGAATGGCTGGGCTGTGAGGTGATTGTgcggcagagggagtgggagtcCCATGCGGCTGCCTTGGCCGAATGCTCGTCAGGGGCCAGCCTGGACAGCCACCTGCACCAGATGACGCACAGGGACTGTACCATCAGCAATGAG GTGTTTGAGTCTGTGGACGAAGTGGAGCAAGTCGAGGCAGAAGGCAGGTTGGAGGAGAAACAGCCCAAGATCCCCAGTGGGAACCTGGTGAATGGCACCTGTTCCCCGGACTCTGGCCACCCCTCCTCCCACAACTTCTCCTCGGGCCTCTCGGAGCACTCGGAGCCCAGCCTGAGCACAGAAGACAGTGTCATGGTCGCCCAGCAGAATGCCCCCCGGCACTTCGGCCTGGGGACAGCAGCGTGGAGGACGGGCAGAGCAGTGAGGCCATCACCTCCTGGGACAAGGCCCCCTGCAAGGAGCTGGCTGTGCAGGACAGCTTGGAGAGTGACCTCCTCGCCAACAAGAGCATGGACGAGATCATGTCCCTCGCCGGCAGCGTCGACGTGGCCCTGCCCGAGGAGGGGGCTGCCATGGAGGGCTGGGGGGGCGGCGAGGTGGAGAAGCACAGCCAGGTGGACAGTGAGGACAACCTCTCAGAAGAACCCGAGATGGAAAGTCTCTTCCCCGCCCTGGCTTCTCTGGCCGTGGCCACATCTGCCAACAACGAGGCGTCCCCCGTGTCCTCCAGCGGCACCACTTACTCT